The genomic stretch AAACGACCACCTTGCTGATTTGAATAACGGACTCCCGTAATACGGCACTTAGTCCTTTGAACTCTGCAAACGAGCAAATCCATACGCCATCTTTCAGGCCCATGCGTTCCATATCGGAAGGCATGGCTTCGGTTACCAATACACCTAAGTCGGCTTCTTTATCGCGCATATCGGCTTTAAACTTTTCGATCCATCCGGCCTGAAAGTCTTTGGTGCGCTTACTCTCGTAGTAGATCTTACCGCAATTGGCCATGGCGCGCGTGTTTACCACCTGAATGCAATCGGCACCACGGGCACCTTTCTTAATTTCCTCGATGGAGTCTAAGGGAAAGTTGGAGGCCAACCACTCTTCAATGGCCAATTCCTGCACCTCGCCTTGCAATTGCATGGAACCTTGCTCTTGCTTGCGCTTCATCTGTTCCGTAAGATCAATTTGGTCTTGTAATTTTTTCTGAAGTTCCTTTAGGCGCAGTTCATTTTTATCCTCTTCAGCTTTTCTAATCCTTTCCTTTTCCTGTAGGATAATCTCATTTAGTTTCTTTTGCGCTTCAGCTTCCACAGCTTCTTTCACTTCACTATTCTCCCGTTTCAAGCGCTCAATTTCTGCCTTGGAGCGATTTAGCTCTTTCAGTTGCTCTGACTTTTCATTAAGCTCATTTTGCAGGGCCTTAAACTGTTCCTCCTGCTCCTCGCTGAGTTTGGCTTTCAGTTTAGCCTCAATGGTTTTGCGCTCATCCGAAAGTTGCTTTTGCAAACGTTCCTGAAAGAGTTCATTTTCCTTGCGCTTGGTTTCTTCAAAAGCCGCTTTAGCCTTATCCAGATCTTCCTGCTGTGTTTTAAACTTATCGCGCTCCGCATTCAGCTGATTCTGGTATTTCTTTTTTATTTCATCCTCCAGCTGGTGCGAAAGGATGTCCTGAACATCTATGATGGTGCCGCAGTTGGGGCAGGAGATTTGGTTAGTTGTATTCATTTCGATTGATATTTGTTTTCCATACAATATTTAGAATGGAAGATCGTCACCTTCTTCGTCCATGAATAGTTCAGCAATTGCAGGTGGATCAATTACACCAAGGAAAATTTTAAGTTTTTCAGGAAACAGACTTTCATCATAGGTAAAAGCCTCATGATTGAGTAATTCCCAAATCGCAAGACTACTTTTGTCATTAGAATCATATCCAATTACTGTCTCCAACTTTTGCACATTAAAATGGATATTTCCCTCTCCGGCTGCATTTATAAGATTACGATTAGTCCCCATCATCTTTTTTAATGTGGCTTCTGAATGAGTGATTCCTTTAGAGTTTTCTTCTTTAGAGATGGATTCCCATACTGCGTCCTTTGAAATAGCCTCAAACTCCCAGTTTGCCTTATCGGTGAAGTCTGTTTTGAAATCCCAATCGGTTATTACAAAATAGTCGATTTGAAAATGTTTACATAATTCAATCAAATAGAGGGCAGTCCCTTTACCGTGATGACAGACTACAGAGATATTCTCAAAATTCATAAAGGTATCTGCATAGCCCACTTTATCATTAATAGAATCGTTATCGCTAATTTTTTTAGAAACGGCATCTTTTATTACATGCGTATAAACCATAACATCATTCGGCCCTTCTACAAGTAATACCTTCTTACTAAAAAGTAAGCGACTTAAATTGGGTTCAATGGTCTTGATAAACTCATTATAACGGGAAAGATCAATCACTTCTCCTGTGGTCTCATCAACCTCGGTAGAAGAAAAGTCATCAATGCAGTTGTACTTATTGATGGTTTGATTACTCGAATCTAACTCAAGACGAATCAGACCTTTAGTGTCAAATGGATCTAACATCTTGTCTGAGTGGGTGGAGTAAATTACTTGATGCCCGTTTTTTGCGAGATTGCAAAGCACCGTTTTATAGAAGTATTCTTGGTGATTT from Owenweeksia hongkongensis DSM 17368 encodes the following:
- a CDS encoding DUF2130 domain-containing protein, encoding MNTTNQISCPNCGTIIDVQDILSHQLEDEIKKKYQNQLNAERDKFKTQQEDLDKAKAAFEETKRKENELFQERLQKQLSDERKTIEAKLKAKLSEEQEEQFKALQNELNEKSEQLKELNRSKAEIERLKRENSEVKEAVEAEAQKKLNEIILQEKERIRKAEEDKNELRLKELQKKLQDQIDLTEQMKRKQEQGSMQLQGEVQELAIEEWLASNFPLDSIEEIKKGARGADCIQVVNTRAMANCGKIYYESKRTKDFQAGWIEKFKADMRDKEADLGVLVTEAMPSDMERMGLKDGVWICSFAEFKGLSAVLRESVIQISKVVVSQEGKGDKMHMLYDFLTSNTFRMQVEAIVEGFSQMKNDLESEKRSMARIWKQREKQIDKVVTNTIDMYGSIKGIAGNAVQSVRALELDQNLSDEEQID
- a CDS encoding ATP-dependent nuclease, whose product is MSSIRLKSISIKNYRSFGVAQHFEFPHDGYDRPVAIVGYNNSGKTNLINAILYGLQVNFVSKDTFTIDDFHNRGINKVPEFTLEVDSSTEPKFDGAKNANLSGYHKLHVITDGEIIVGSKIDSLNSLGLNAYGNPDVNYQAFGATRYYNIFFINFHNIKEEIVTNKTSWGNIRSFLGKHIQKIVDSDEEMSDRRNDFENEIEQSTSKVLSGSKLESFIVAIKKNYSTNLRNNDCAVEFGLPNYEDIFLRMLFKIGLNGEVDNLVPIDHFGDGYISMFVMAVIQAIAEFNDEDNCLFIFEEPESFLHENHQEYFYKTVLCNLAKNGHQVIYSTHSDKMLDPFDTKGLIRLELDSSNQTINKYNCIDDFSSTEVDETTGEVIDLSRYNEFIKTIEPNLSRLLFSKKVLLVEGPNDVMVYTHVIKDAVSKKISDNDSINDKVGYADTFMNFENISVVCHHGKGTALYLIELCKHFQIDYFVITDWDFKTDFTDKANWEFEAISKDAVWESISKEENSKGITHSEATLKKMMGTNRNLINAAGEGNIHFNVQKLETVIGYDSNDKSSLAIWELLNHEAFTYDESLFPEKLKIFLGVIDPPAIAELFMDEEGDDLPF